The Clostridium aceticum genomic interval CCTATGCTTAAGGTAATAGGAATTTTGTTTCCTGCATTAATCTCTCGAATTTCATCTAAAATATCAAACTTCTTAGTTTCTAACTTTTGTAAATGCTGCTTTTCAAAAACTGCAATATATTTATCATTTGCATATTTTCTTATAAAACCATTGATCCTATTGGCCCATAAAGTTAGCTTATGATCAATTTCCGCAATCACTAAAGGTCGGTGAGCGTCCTCTGTACCTTGCATTACCTCATCAAAGTTATCGGCTTGCACTAATGCTACTACTATTTTTTCTTCATTATATTTCTTCTTCAAAATTTCATAGTCAGTTTCTTCAATCCAGTATAGCATAATAACATAGGTAGCTATATGATTTTTTTCTGACTTTATAATATTATATAAAACATTGAAATTTCTATTGTTAATATTTGCCTTCTTTACTATATTATTTTTTGATTGTAAAATATCTTGAAGCTCAAAGTTGGCTACAATATCTTCTATATTTTTATCTAATAATCCTTGGTTATCCATAACTTCTAAAAACTTTCGATTATACCATTTAATCGTTCCATCGATCTCTACCATTGTCAATGGTATAGGCATATTCAAAATAGATTGTTTTGTGACTGAGTCAATGTCAGAGGATAGCCCCTCTATATAACGGGTCCATTCTTCTCTTCGAATGTTAGTAGTTTTTAGATTATAGTAAATCAAGTAGCTCAATACAAATATTCCTACTAAACCTATGATATAATTATAGAAGGAAATGATAGCAATAAGAAATCCTATAATAAAAATATATATTCGCGTGTCCGGCACCAACATTTTAAAAAATCTTGAGTTTTTCATCTGCCTTTGCCTCCCACAAAATATTAATCGTTTCTTTTCCTAATCCTTCTCATATCTATCATAGCATCTAATAGTCCTATCATAGCTACCAATGTCATTAGCGGACTAACAAAAATCAGTAGTATTAAGATAAATATCCTTAAAAATTTAGGAAAGTTTCTTTTTTTTAATACATAATTCATAAATGATATACCTTGTAAAAAGAAAACTACTACAAAAATAAGCGTAGCATTAGCAATCAAACTATTATGATCAATGCCTTCAATATATCTTGTCATCAAAGATAAAAGAAAAATAATGAATGATCCTAACACAATATTTCCTGGAAGTTTAAACCCTTCAAATCCATCCAACTTATAGGGACTAAACTTAAGTCTATTCATAATAGCTACTGCTAAATAATAATTGATGAAGGCTCCTATTATAGATTGAATAATAATTAAACCCGGCAAAATCATCATGAAATAGTTAATTGCCTCATGAATATCTACAGAACTTACGTTCACTGCCCTCAGCATTTCTACCTGATGATCTAATACTTCTCCAATCATTCTACCCATTTCTTCGATAATATGTATTCCACTAATCATAGAAATAATTTGTATTATTAAAAAAATCGAAAATACCGATGCTGCTGTACCTACTCCTATAACTTGAAAAGGGTTTTTTTCATACTTCATATAGTGTCCCATAACTAGGGCAATGGGTGCTATTATCACAAAAATAAACACTGTATAGAGCATCCCTGTTAGTAAGCCGATAAGTAAACTAGCTACAACAAGGGAGATTACTGTATAACTTGTACTATACTTACATGATAAAATCATAAAAGGAACTGGTAAAACAAATAGTAAAACAGATAAAAATGGAATATATAAAGTGCTTATTACAAAAAAACATGTAATAGTTACCATTAATGCTGCTTCAATGAATGCCTTTTTATTACTAAAATCCTTCACTAAAAAATCACTCCTAAGGGCTTATTTACCATGATTACTTATATGTTGATTTAGTTCTGACAAATCCCCATACCATTTTTCTAAATGGTGTTCTTCTAATATACTAATTTTAACTTTATCCTGCAATTTTTTATCAAGTGTTTCATAATCGAAACCCAATCTTTTTCCTAAAGTATATGTGGCTAAAAGAAGATTTACTAAACATTCTGCCACCAACTCTTGTCTATCTTTTATACCCTTTATCATTGTTTCAAATAATAAAGCTATGGTATTTAGCAGCTCACACTTTAAAAAGTCTATCATTTTTAAGTTTCTACTAATATCATTATTACTGTTTGGTAGCATTTTTCATTCCCCCTGATTTTCCTTTTACCCTTAAATCTTTTATCTACTATTATATGTACTATACAGATATTCTATTTAATTATCGATTTTCCTTCGCCATCTGTAGAATTTCCCTATGAAAAAAAGAAGCACTCGAAGAATTTCGATGCTTAACAACAGATGATCATATTAAACTTTTGTAGCACTTCTTGCAAATTATATAAAAAAACAAGCATTTTTACTACTTCATCTGTAGGATAATTGTTAATATCTTCTTTGTTTTTTAACTGCATTTTTGCTTTTTTTATGTCTTCTATAATATACTCTAAGTTTATATCATCCTTGTTTTTCTGATTATAAATATCGCATACTTCATTTTCTTTACACTGCACTTCTTTAAGAGCTTCTTTTATTTTATAAAGATCCTCTTTAGCAAGGTCAATAATCTCTCTACCAATTCCTTTTTGCAAAACATTTTGCATATTTCTAAGATGTTCAAAGGTTTCTTTTTCTAGCTTTAAACTAATAAACATCTCTTTGTGTCTAATACCTCCATGAACCTTTATTTTTTCTTCCTTTTTTTGTAGATCTAGTAACTTTTCCGATAGTTCTAGCTCCTTTTCTATTTCTTCAATCTGTTCTTCCAAGAAGCTCATGTTTTGTTCTTCTTCTTGCAACAATATTTCTAAGGTTTTTATATTGTATCTTAAAATATGTTTAGATATATTTTTTATCTCTCCAGCAACTTTTAAATCATAGGTTGGAGGATAAATTGTATAATTAATCACTACCGCAACAACAATGCCTATGGAAGTATCCAGCAGTCTATGAAGCGCATAGGTTACATGATTTTCATTGGTATTTAAAAAGATACCTGTAAAGACAACGCCTCCTATAGCAATAGCTTCTTGCCACCCTAGCTTGTTCATGATAATAATAAGGCTAACCACACCTAGTCCCCCTAAAAAAGGGTTTGCGGGTGCTATTGCAACAAAAATAGCTCCTACAACGGCACCAATAATCGTTCCTAATATACGATTTACTCCTGTTTTCCAAGAATCAGATACAGTGGGCTGCATAGCAATAATAGCTGCAATAGCTGCAAAAAAAGGACTTTCTATTCTTAAAATATTAGCGATAATCAAAGACACTGTAACAGCAATACCCGTTTTTATGGTCCTAAGACCAATCTTCATAGTTCTCACCTTTCCTCTTAAAAATCTTATGTAATAACTAAGATCTAACTTCTTTACTATTATATACTATTTTTCAAAACAATCCTATATTTTTCTAAAGACCTTGTATAATTTGTAAAAGAGTAAAAAGGTTCAATGTATTGAAGCACTTGGAATAGAATAAAGCCTTTTTTCAAAAGTTATAAAATATATTGTAAGATCAACAATAGTATTACCCCGGGGACTCCTAGAAAACCTGCTATCAAAGCATTGATAGGATTAATAACGATAGTTATTCCAAAAATTCCACCTATTAGATTTACTAAGAGCAACATTGCCCCCCCTATAACACCATTCCATATGAGTTTTATAATAAGTTTTATAGGTATTAATAAAATCCATCCTACTATATATAATAGGATTAGTCCAAAAGCATAGGCTAGTATGATACTTAATTCAAAACCCATGATCAACGCTCACCTCTATTTTCTTAAGATTTTTGAAATAATTTAAATGGAGTAGTACTATATACTACTCCTTACATTATATCATATGGTGCTCAGTATTATGACCAACGGTTTATTTAATATATTGTATCCTATAAAAGAGCTCTGTTTATAAACTTTATCGATTCCTCCAACCTAAAGTTCCTATTAAAAGTTCGTCTTTATCCCCATTTCCTTAGCTCTTTTTAGCAAGTAAATATATTTGGCTTTTGTGGCTTCTACATTATATATAGCATAATCTATAAGATCTGGATCTGATACGCTATGAAAGGTTTTTTCTGCACTTTCCCAGTCTGCACGGGCTTTGTTAATTACCTCAACAAATTCTTGATTTTCGTCCTTTTCGGTTTCGTAAAAGTGTTGGAGTTTATTGTGTAATCCACTAAAGATGGTAGCAATCCCCTCTAACATACCTTCTCTTTTAGTAACTTGATTTTCTTCGTTCATCAATACCCTCCCCTTCACTACTATACTTTACCTATTATACTATCCATTTTTTGTCGGTTTATACCTATGCCTAAGAAAGCTAAAAACATTACTGCTTCATAAGCGTTAAGCTAATACAATTATTTCCCAAATTTTGTGGAGCTATCATCCTGAGGGTAGCGAAGGATCTTGGAATAAGGAAATTTTTTGCTAATACTGCTAATACTAAGATTCTTCGACTTCGCTTTACTCCACTCAGCATGACAAATTATGGTTTAAGTTAACGCTAATGATTTACTGCTCTAAACTATACTATGCTAGCGTGAAGGGTTACATACTAAATATGTCTTGTAAATAGTCTTTATTCATTTATTTTTTCTTTTAAGCATATCTTTTTTTAAAATTTTCCCTTATCATACTTTCTATAAAAACAATAAAAAAGCATGACTTTAAGAAGGATTTTTCTCCCCTTAAAACCATGCTTTTACGATAAATTTTTAATAAAAATTTAAAGTTCTCTTCTACCCTCTAGTGCTTTAGATAAAGTTACTTCATCTGCATACTCCAAGTCTCCTCCAACAGGAATACCATAGGCAATCCTTGATACTTTGATACCCATGGGTTTTAATAGTTTTGCTATGTACATAGCTGTAGCTTCCCCCTCTATATTAGGGTTAGTTGCTAAAACTACTTCTTTTACTTCACTGTTAGTTAATCTAGCCAACAACTCTTTAATTTTTATTTCTTCAGGCCCTATTCCTTCTAGAGGAGAAATCGCACCATGCAGTACATGATAATAACCATGATACTCTTTCGTTTTCTCCATTGCTACAACATCCTTTGGACCTTCAACAACACAAATAATAGAGGAATCTCTCTTTTTATCTATACAGATGTTGCAAGTTTCCTTATCTGTAATGTTTGTACAAACATTACAGTATTTGATACTTTTCTTTGCTTCAATAATAGCTTCTGCCAGCATTTGTGCCTCTTCATTGGAGGTAGAAATAACATGAAAAGCTAATCTTTGGGCAGTTTTTCTACCAATACCTGGTAGCTTGGTAAATTCATCAATTAATCTAGCTATTGGTGCTGAATAATAATTCATAAGTTTTCACCTTCATTTTTAGTAAATGTCAGTATGTTGACTTTTACTTTTAAGTTTTTTTCCTTCTAAATATAAGATACCCACCTTTATACTTTCACATAGGTGGGATCTTTGATTAAAATAATCCTGGTAAATTCATATTTCCTGTTACTTTGGACATTTCTTTACTCACCATTTCTTCAGCAGAACGTATCGCTTCATTAACAGCAGCAATGATTAGATCTTGTAACATTTCTACATCATCAGGATCTACTACTTCTGGCTTAATATCTATACTAACAATTTCTTTTTTTCCTGTTACCTTGACAACAACAGCTCCGCCTCCAGCACTGGCTTCAACTTCTTTTTTTTCTACCTCAGCTTGCATTTCCTGCATTTGTTTTTGCATTTTTTGTGCCTGTTTGATCATATTATTCATATTAGGCATTCCACCCATACCTTGGAAACCTTTTTTACCCATAATATTTCCTCCTTGATTTTTATTTTTTCCTTATTATATCATAGATTTTTTATTAATTATTATTCATCATAAATCTCTAGCAGACCTTCTGGTACTGACTTTTTAAGTTTTTCAATAAAGTTTTCTTCCTCTTTTTCTCTCCCTTGAAAAACTTCTTCCTCCATTACCATCGAAAGCTTTAGCTTTTGTCCCGTAACTTTTTCAACAGCTTCTGCAATATACTGTTTATTCTTATCTCTATCAAGGGTATCCCTATGGAAACCATAGCCCTCCTTGAAGCTAATAATTAAAGTGTTTTTTCTTATATCAACAAGTTCCCCTTCCTTTAACATAGCTTCTATTTGAGCTTTTTTATCTTTTTTTATAAAATCCTTGATTTCATTCCATTTGCTTTTTACTTCTTCATAATTAGCGGCCTTAGCAGGCAATGTCTCTTCAAGTTCTACCAAATCTTCTTGAGGGGACTCTTTTTTATGAAGTATTTTAACCTCTTCAGTCTCTTCTATAGGTTTAGTTTCTTGTATTCCTTCTTTTGCTATTCCTGTTTTTAGTATATTTTCTAATCGATTTACTTTTTCCTGTAACTCTATTAGCAAATCTTTTTCTCTATTTTCACATAGTGAAATTACCGCTACCTCCAACAAAACTCTAGGTTGATGCGCATACTTTGCTTTAACTTCTACCTCTGATAAGATGTGTATCGCCTTGATCATATCTTCCATAGAAAAAAAATTACTTTGGTCTTTAAGTTTTTCTAAAACCTCACTTGATAAACTCAGCAAAGCATCCAACTGAACCTCTATCTTAACCATCATTAAATTCCTATAATGATTGATTAAATCCTTTATCAGCTGAAGAACATCTTTCCCTTCACCTATAATATCTTGAATAATCCCTATTGCTTCCGTCAAGTTTTTATTGGCTATACACTGTATAAGGTTAAATAACACCTCATAGTTAACAATACCTAAAGTATCTACAACATTTCTATAAGTAATTATACTTCCATTAAAAGAAATGCATTGTTCTAAGATACTAAGAGCATCTCTCAAAGCACCTCCAGCATTATTTGCTATCGTTCTTAGTGCCTCTTCTTCTATTTCTACCTCTATCCTTTTACCTATTTCTTTTAACCTCTTCATTATATCTTCTGTGGTAACTGCCTTAAATTCAAATCTTTGACATCGAGATAAAATAGTAGGAGGGAGTTTTTGAGGGTCTGTAGTAGCCAGTATAAAAATAATATGATTTGGTGGCTCCTCTAAAGTCTTTAACAAGGCATTAAATGCCCCTGAACTTAACATATGTACCTCATCAATAATATATACTTTGTACCGCCCTTTAGAAGGAGGATACTTTACATTTTCTCTTAACTCCCTTATATGATCTACACCATTATTAGAAGCAGCATCTATTTCAATAACGTCCATAATATTTTCAGTTAATATTCCTCTACAAACCTCACATTCGTTACAAGGGTTGAAGTTTTCAGGTTCTAAACAATTTACTGCCCTAGCAAAAATTTTAGCCGTGGAGGTTTTCCCCGTTCCCCTAGTACCAGAAAATAAATAGGCGTGAGAAATATTGGAGGATTTTATTTGATTTTTTAATGTTATCGTTATAGCATCCTGCCCGATGACATCTTCAAAAACCTGAGGTCTAAACCTTCTATATAATGCCTTATATGCCATGAAATCACCTTCATTTATTTACTCAATAAGTATAAAAGACTCTAGCCTTATACCATTGTGCTTTTCTAAAGCATTTATTATTATAACATACTTCTAAGCCTACATCCATTTTAATATAAATCCAGTAAAAAAGTTAGTGATTATAGGAAACAATACTGACTCCTTGATTCCTAGTGCAATAACTCCTTCTAGATTGATCATAGCCATCACAGTCATAGCCAATACAACAACGCCTACCCATACACCACCTCTTATAATACCTAAAATTCCTCCCCCTAGCCTATTCATTGTTTCCAATATAGGTATTTCAAAGACTCCGTTTATTAGATAGCCTATCACCAAAATAAGTGTTCTAACTAAAATAAATAAGATAATCATACTAATAATATTGATAAAAAGGTTTACCACCAAACTCTGAAAATGCAATTTTGCTATTTCCATCGTTTGGTTGGTATAGGTTTCTATAGAAAATTCCTTTAAAAGATAATTCTGTATAAAATCAGGAAATCCTATTTCTTCAACTATTTTTTTCTCTGAAAATTCACTAACTGTACCTACTCCTTTAGGTAAATAAAAGCTTAATTGACCCTCCACAAATTGTTGTATTCTACCACCAAAACTGGGACTGTTTTTTATCCATGCTGCTAATTGTACGTAATAAGTTTTTGCAACCAGTACTGCTACAATATAACTGCCTAAACTAAATAGCGTCAATATAAGACCTTTTTTATATCCTAACATCGTATTTATTAGAAGTGTTGCCACTATTAATAAATCAACCCACTTCATTTCAATCCATCCCTTCTTATGCTTCCAATATTCTCAAGAAGGATAGCTTTCCCCTGGTTGCCACCACTACATGCCCCTTTGGAAAAATAAATACTTCTTCTATATCACTAGAATATTTATACTCCACAAGTATATTTGCTTTTTTATCTACCAAGTAAATTGTTCTAAGAGAGTATAGCAGTATTTCTTCACCGTAGCTGTCTATACCTAATAAATCTTCATCTACTTTAGTTTTTCCTGCAACCTTTCCATTGTATTGTACAATCCTGATTCCTTCTCCTTCTCTTCTATAAATTAATCTATTTCTACTTTCCTCTCCACTGTAAACTATCATGTGCTGCAATGGGGACTCTTTAAATACTTTTATCTTTTCTAAAAAGATATCCCATATAACTTTGTTATCTCTATTTATACCAATAATCTCTTTTTCTTTTATAACAACTAAATTTCCCTTTGCATCATAGGAAAAATTTAATATAAATTCCTCTTCTAAATGGTTAGAAGCTATGAGCTGACCCTTTAAATCATAGGTTAAAAGATGACTCTCTAGACTGTTTTTTGTAGTAACTGTATTGATTGCTATGAGGTCGTGGGGTTTTGATATAGCTATATTCATAACTTGTCCTTCCCCTAGCAAGATACTGCTGTGCTTTCTTCCTTCATTATCTAAAACCACTAATTCTGTCATATTGTTTTTTGTCGGGTACTGAAGAAGAAGATAGTTATCTTCTTCTATTGCAAGTTTGCTTAGAGAACCCTCCATTGTATATCTATAGACGATGTTGCCTCCTTTATCTATCCTAATCAGCTGGTTTTTACTATTATCTACTACATATATATCTTTTGCATTAGTTTTTAGCATAGGATTAACAACACCTAGGTTAAGGTGCCACTTTTGTGCTCCAGTTGTATCATAAAAATACAGTATTCCCTCCCAGTATTGAACAATTCCGTCTTCTAACTTCCCATAAATAATATCACTGCTATGATTTGTTTCTATCTCTCCCATTAAATATACAATTTTTTCAGAAGAGGTCATTACAAATCTTATCTTACTTATTATCTGAGGACTAACAATCACCAAGACCATTATGATCAGTAAAGTAAACTTTTTTCTTTTGTTTATCATAGGCCACCTCCCTGTTTCACACGAAACAAATAGACTTAAGTTGTATACATCCGCTACGCCACGGGGACGGTTCCTCTGGCACATAAAAAACATGCGTGCCAGAGGAACCGTCAAACTGCGTAAAAACTAACTTTGTTCAGGTTTTTTATCATTGTTATGAAAATACTATTTTATCGTCCTGAGGGAGGTAATGACCGAAGAATCTTGCGTTTTAGACCTTCAAGACCCATTCTGCCCTCCCCACGACTCCGCTATCTCATATTGAGTTATAAAAGTTTTATTGCAACTTATATATCTATGTATTGTATTCCTCAAATAATTAAAAACTCCTCTATCTATTTCCAAGGAAATAGATAATTATCTGCTTTTCTTTAACAAGATTGTGCTAATAAAGAAAAATCCTATATATCCAAAGAGAGGGTAAAAAAACATTACTAAGTTTTTAAAACCTAAGGTTGCCAAAGGTATCGTGATTGTACAGACAAGGATAATAATCCACTCCTTCTTAATTCCTGTTATGAAGGAGAAACTTAATATACTTCCATATCCATTGGCAATAGATGTGGTAAACATCGCTAAAATTAAAGTAATACTATAAACTTGCTTAGGGATTTTTCCTAAAGAGCGAGCTACAGCTACCATAGGTACTTCTAGCCCTATAATGTCAGTATATAAAGTTAACAAGCTAGCTAAAATTAATAGTGCCATGAACCCTAAACCTATACTTCCTAATAAAATTCCTTGTTTAGCAGCTTTTTCATCATAAATAAAAGGTAGCAAGGAAGTCATTATAACGATAAGGGTTATATTATTATAAGAAGCGTATACTACCGCTGACCACAACCACCTTTGGTTTACTAAGAAAGCTTCCTTCATATTTATTTTCATATTCATTGCTGCTACTTCCCTTAAGTCTAAAAAGGTTTTTGTATGTAATCCACTAAATAACAATCTATTGTCTTTTATGATAAGGAAAGTTACAAAGAAAATAACAACGATCATGAAAGGAACAATAACACTGTTTGCTTTTGTAACTCCTTTAATACCAAAAGTAAAAATAATAAAATTTAAAAAAGTCATGGCCAGTATTCCATAGATAGCAGGTATTTGAAAGTGTTCTTCAGCAACAGCACCACTACCTGCCAACATAACAACATACATAGCTAATAAGAAAAAAGCCATTAATACATTGATGTATGACGAAATTTTTTTATGATAATAATAAGCTATAAATTCTTCGAAGTTATGAATTTTTTTGTGATAGACATTTTTTAATACCTTAAAAGTAATAAAACCCAATAAAAACGTTGCGCAGATTACACCTAATATTCCATATTTACCATATATGCCAAAAAACTGCAATATCTCCTGGCCTGAAGCAAAACCTGCACCAATAATAGTTCCTATATATGTATTTGCTAAAATAAAAGTAGATCTTCTTCTTTGCACACAAATCCCCCCTTAGAAATAGTATATTTCTCTTTACTAAGAAGATATTCTCAATCATTTTGTATTGAACTCAATCAATTTGTATTGAATATTATTTTTTAGGGAAAGCTTTATTAAAATAACATTATAGGAGGAGATGAGGTGTCTTTATTTTATCGTGAGCCATCTAATTCCATCAATATAAACAATACTATGGCCTCTATAGACTTCAGTAGTAGTTTCACAAATTATATAGAAAAACATTATTGTTCCACTTATGGTGAACTTGTTTTTTTATGTATTGGAACAGATCGTTCTACAGGAGATGCTTTAGGTCCTCTAGTAGGACATAAGCTGGCAAAACCTTTAGAGAAACATAGCAATATTCACGTTTATGGAACACTAGAGGACCCGGTTCATGCAAAAAACTTACAATCACAAATTGATTTTATCTATACCAATTTTACAAATCCCTTTGTTATAGCTATCGATGCTTGTTTAGGTAAAATAGATCGAGTAGGCTACATTACTATCGGGGCAGGCCCCTTAAATCCTGGAGCAGGTGTAAATAAGCAACTACCCTCTGTAGGAGATCTACACATCATGGGAATTGTAAACTTAGGTGGTTATATGGAGTATATGATTTTACAAAATACTAGACTTCAATTAGTAATGAAAATGGCAGATACTATTGCCGACGGTATTAGATTTTCTCTTTGGAAACTTAACAAAGAAAAGTTACTATCCTAATTAAAATCAATCTTTAACCATCAACTCTAACAAAGCCACTGATAAAGTCTAGATCGTCTCATTTAAAGTGACACAATCTAGACTTTATCAGTGGCTTTGTCTTATGTTTTTTGTTTTTAACCAAATAAACTTCCATATCTTCTTGTCTCTATAATATATTGTATTTCCTCTACTGACTTATTTTTCGCATTGATGAGTATAGCACCATAAGTATTGGTTTCGCCAGTATCATTTAGATTTCTAAATCCTCCGTAATCGTTAGTATAGACAATAGCATCAATATGTCCCTGGTCCTGAAAACTAACCACTTCATACCCTTTTTCTTCTAGATGAGTTTTCAACT includes:
- a CDS encoding YybS family protein, whose amino-acid sequence is MKDFSNKKAFIEAALMVTITCFFVISTLYIPFLSVLLFVLPVPFMILSCKYSTSYTVISLVVASLLIGLLTGMLYTVFIFVIIAPIALVMGHYMKYEKNPFQVIGVGTAASVFSIFLIIQIISMISGIHIIEEMGRMIGEVLDHQVEMLRAVNVSSVDIHEAINYFMMILPGLIIIQSIIGAFINYYLAVAIMNRLKFSPYKLDGFEGFKLPGNIVLGSFIIFLLSLMTRYIEGIDHNSLIANATLIFVVVFFLQGISFMNYVLKKRNFPKFLRIFILILLIFVSPLMTLVAMIGLLDAMIDMRRIRKRND
- a CDS encoding MazG-like family protein, whose translation is MLPNSNNDISRNLKMIDFLKCELLNTIALLFETMIKGIKDRQELVAECLVNLLLATYTLGKRLGFDYETLDKKLQDKVKISILEEHHLEKWYGDLSELNQHISNHGK
- the yyaC gene encoding spore protease YyaC; amino-acid sequence: MSLFYREPSNSININNTMASIDFSSSFTNYIEKHYCSTYGELVFLCIGTDRSTGDALGPLVGHKLAKPLEKHSNIHVYGTLEDPVHAKNLQSQIDFIYTNFTNPFVIAIDACLGKIDRVGYITIGAGPLNPGAGVNKQLPSVGDLHIMGIVNLGGYMEYMILQNTRLQLVMKMADTIADGIRFSLWKLNKEKLLS
- a CDS encoding CvpA family protein, whose protein sequence is MKWVDLLIVATLLINTMLGYKKGLILTLFSLGSYIVAVLVAKTYYVQLAAWIKNSPSFGGRIQQFVEGQLSFYLPKGVGTVSEFSEKKIVEEIGFPDFIQNYLLKEFSIETYTNQTMEIAKLHFQSLVVNLFINIISMIILFILVRTLILVIGYLINGVFEIPILETMNRLGGGILGIIRGGVWVGVVVLAMTVMAMINLEGVIALGIKESVLFPIITNFFTGFILKWM
- a CDS encoding pro-sigmaK processing inhibitor BofA family protein, yielding MGFELSIILAYAFGLILLYIVGWILLIPIKLIIKLIWNGVIGGAMLLLVNLIGGIFGITIVINPINALIAGFLGVPGVILLLILQYIL
- a CDS encoding DUF5711 family protein, whose translation is MINKRKKFTLLIIMVLVIVSPQIISKIRFVMTSSEKIVYLMGEIETNHSSDIIYGKLEDGIVQYWEGILYFYDTTGAQKWHLNLGVVNPMLKTNAKDIYVVDNSKNQLIRIDKGGNIVYRYTMEGSLSKLAIEEDNYLLLQYPTKNNMTELVVLDNEGRKHSSILLGEGQVMNIAISKPHDLIAINTVTTKNSLESHLLTYDLKGQLIASNHLEEEFILNFSYDAKGNLVVIKEKEIIGINRDNKVIWDIFLEKIKVFKESPLQHMIVYSGEESRNRLIYRREGEGIRIVQYNGKVAGKTKVDEDLLGIDSYGEEILLYSLRTIYLVDKKANILVEYKYSSDIEEVFIFPKGHVVVATRGKLSFLRILEA
- the recR gene encoding recombination mediator RecR, producing the protein MNYYSAPIARLIDEFTKLPGIGRKTAQRLAFHVISTSNEEAQMLAEAIIEAKKSIKYCNVCTNITDKETCNICIDKKRDSSIICVVEGPKDVVAMEKTKEYHGYYHVLHGAISPLEGIGPEEIKIKELLARLTNSEVKEVVLATNPNIEGEATAMYIAKLLKPMGIKVSRIAYGIPVGGDLEYADEVTLSKALEGRREL
- the dnaX gene encoding DNA polymerase III subunit gamma/tau, coding for MAYKALYRRFRPQVFEDVIGQDAITITLKNQIKSSNISHAYLFSGTRGTGKTSTAKIFARAVNCLEPENFNPCNECEVCRGILTENIMDVIEIDAASNNGVDHIRELRENVKYPPSKGRYKVYIIDEVHMLSSGAFNALLKTLEEPPNHIIFILATTDPQKLPPTILSRCQRFEFKAVTTEDIMKRLKEIGKRIEVEIEEEALRTIANNAGGALRDALSILEQCISFNGSIITYRNVVDTLGIVNYEVLFNLIQCIANKNLTEAIGIIQDIIGEGKDVLQLIKDLINHYRNLMMVKIEVQLDALLSLSSEVLEKLKDQSNFFSMEDMIKAIHILSEVEVKAKYAHQPRVLLEVAVISLCENREKDLLIELQEKVNRLENILKTGIAKEGIQETKPIEETEEVKILHKKESPQEDLVELEETLPAKAANYEEVKSKWNEIKDFIKKDKKAQIEAMLKEGELVDIRKNTLIISFKEGYGFHRDTLDRDKNKQYIAEAVEKVTGQKLKLSMVMEEEVFQGREKEEENFIEKLKKSVPEGLLEIYDE
- a CDS encoding FUSC family protein, with protein sequence MKIGLRTIKTGIAVTVSLIIANILRIESPFFAAIAAIIAMQPTVSDSWKTGVNRILGTIIGAVVGAIFVAIAPANPFLGGLGVVSLIIIMNKLGWQEAIAIGGVVFTGIFLNTNENHVTYALHRLLDTSIGIVVAVVINYTIYPPTYDLKVAGEIKNISKHILRYNIKTLEILLQEEEQNMSFLEEQIEEIEKELELSEKLLDLQKKEEKIKVHGGIRHKEMFISLKLEKETFEHLRNMQNVLQKGIGREIIDLAKEDLYKIKEALKEVQCKENEVCDIYNQKNKDDINLEYIIEDIKKAKMQLKNKEDINNYPTDEVVKMLVFLYNLQEVLQKFNMIICC
- a CDS encoding YbaB/EbfC family nucleoid-associated protein, which gives rise to MGKKGFQGMGGMPNMNNMIKQAQKMQKQMQEMQAEVEKKEVEASAGGGAVVVKVTGKKEIVSIDIKPEVVDPDDVEMLQDLIIAAVNEAIRSAEEMVSKEMSKVTGNMNLPGLF
- a CDS encoding YkuS family protein — protein: MKRIAIQDDLQQLKTHLEEKGYEVVSFQDQGHIDAIVYTNDYGGFRNLNDTGETNTYGAILINAKNKSVEEIQYIIETRRYGSLFG
- a CDS encoding YaaL family protein; this encodes MNEENQVTKREGMLEGIATIFSGLHNKLQHFYETEKDENQEFVEVINKARADWESAEKTFHSVSDPDLIDYAIYNVEATKAKYIYLLKRAKEMGIKTNF